The Xiphophorus couchianus chromosome 5, X_couchianus-1.0, whole genome shotgun sequence genome includes a region encoding these proteins:
- the cep192 gene encoding centrosomal protein of 192 kDa isoform X2, whose product MAESFYKLEDEAFPSFLDRSLDSDRATLENVTLGSGPGLPVAASTVAKIRPSSDSRGDHEEASYLEGRAQLGKSQSSVAGHPKFSLGFKDDLENADDFIATHQLTDMLLKISLDGSASRNQGSVLGLLPTQTGSVSGRPTELGSDLSSGPLTIAHLGQKNNKKAVAVTSEADGLQAGALDSDSCSGSNSSFLAHEKLMSMDTMNSDVTDDDLDLNNLPDDELEAYFNKLVPPATQRGRVEGQEIPVTGVGIAAGYTSDPSSEEAHKRRYQFLNQEDFRMPDVRLAATGMDSCPASDEDTEDELETARRNNAKTRLLPSTSRQLVGESNRPSFRPGLEGGSSGDEASPGRGGPSLLPGIGHRRSAEGQVISSPVAGDGGGGDGSSGSEESGNDGGVSTIPVPVKVLTTYEALRGLGIVRSGPLTDEDNKDFGSLPQNMRNSFPRFTQMGDRVGPVGTGEASSSSAAASHTHWSRMLDRQEALDAMESTDCGPTAERVLDSVYLRRPQDPTNASLLQSTHGSFHLSQVLDTNQDATDDEAVDEPDGGRHSLGPRGGPCGDVAASEASDGASEDDNPLSTSLEAKYFSQSFQQDPEELDEGWTNCPDSMELEFQQGASAGQSVVYQNEEGKWVTDLAYYSNFEKEVDEKKLDNSSQVQNEEFLPASDAMEKIVKDQEEFEKEHQFMQEEQIEPAAGGNSTFHSDSSWKIPPSSHILMRASQVLSEIKQGDESYLRLSLGQFFSQRSEALGCLGSADGDDVKRPSFGYIITSPEKRGPFPLIQPSDFSFDDNLHLGATVDFREVDKTLNTEDLDKTLNAAGERLPPKGDPDPEPCKIEDHKGAAMSEYTPGSGSESTMANQSVLSPDNYNSSLMLSISTIASAIANASISTDPSQLAAMIVGLSKKTRARSGPVSGAAHKQPSNTDHHTLSQPDQSTVTDVLQRSICVGETSAFDMEKYLKKTNVSGGSDLSDDHTTFNLSSWADGHSSRQKNPLSGCSGKQDGATLECNAATNGGGPDRSSGPHSFLGSAGRTVESGQNSEPLCKNDKSLPRASQSWRKSQSGLPLKVSSPPTQSLRSVGQDTQDGPRGSAEITPRNLTRTLPQSSEKQAEVPGERAQPSQGMQGHFPEPSVEETQSNFRPSTSPLTHSSPSQTSIPTADPCGRLADRCPGPDLSPESVCSSPSLSRLTYISVNDRTALPSPERPKRESSMGLSTTIIRFSPTPPVEPDLQPNPARSLDNMQQSKSLDPLPPSQGKSPEVQCSGAALSCTRSQSECSYPPAPGDVVPGFTGHRILPDSSNRKLTKVDSGYSSNLNIQHTISSAAPPGPQQWGTAPSASSSLYSSGLCMAPPPYTAEALHYVHIPGFKPRCPSMVGLPHKGDVQSVLTRRSLVSSPLPLQFLGADAQLHSGAFHMGNCLYNMSSTGSLIPGPAGPHPLTLPHQSHHEMGIMGKPYSHYGGDSMVTGGHEELRGQVVVPEELRFPHACCVGIASQTSLSLFNPSERWQQVSITVTSLAIDGEKVDSLPYQWLMVKNKTIIGPKSTEEQKVLLVPPQPGVYQCILSVCSWPASAETELAARANVFAKRVVLIAVAENPALAIEVGESGCLDFGDLPEGSSKSLPLRLLNRTHATVPVRLVISANATAWRCFTFSKDPVGMTPEMTQQAAHMAPLASPSVMNHVMHASYGENPESFMVWVHFKAPQKFRTSSEDPGPADEYSARVDIEMDSPGPSRIIRSIPLKARSGTARVHAPKDLQTVSLFAPVGKCSEQNLPLKNAGNIDVRLKLKISDNSDSFSVTPDELSLRVAEEQGVVLSFKAQSSRKRKESLLTVLVLPSGPQYEVTLKGEVVPSDSWNPAAPSAPVCGPSLTSDIPPILSNKQFVAWGGVTLGRAVQQKLVLRNDSTSTTQQLRLLIRGQDQDCFQLQSLFSPEECLTHHGELSIRPREDVSIHLLFAPTRVACMLAKLEIKQSGVRSSQPGVKFIIPLSGYGGTSNIILEDQRKHGDGYVATLPDVAVGCVSKVCLCVRNTGSRAAFVKAVAFSDIQSRSLMHSSVMSLAPSQFVLKERTQEVITVLMKSSHRETSLCESASSPLATVCLFCGDEVSRQQYRRLLECKPEAGRKALSENSLLKNIDFTETFLGEGSVKEAYDLPLRPNEAHIFNSNMSKVLVSLLGKIKSADSEESEHDKPQLPSDSHCFQADGGFPNGSVSLDVLPVKGPQGPSLKVTGSSSKAPDSQHTQSESWIIHPQQLVLAAPTINGPSSTSQVQIQNNTSGELNFDLSWPAHCLTITPQHGVIEPQSQLQILISPNPSLATKSALLPWSGQIYVQCDGQQKFIKVQIRRDLALDVSAAPADASLSALPAQAATPVLPVPRLSNKPPTAAPGLVEIKNKTITFPATLSGETSEAQLEVQNGEVEVRWYLSSFAPPYVKGVDDSEDVYRATYTAFRCSRVSGTLGAHEKMQVPVTFLPRDRGTYVQFWDMECHPVSEPQQKSRIRFQLSGTGVKSGPMVGPQEGNCSLVRTEATVKSSKRSDSSASKAGQEEVVRRGVYSPQDVYTFPHTQLGESSTLKVNIRNNSSDRHELRFIKPKEPFHMKHFEYSLRSQHYVKLPVQFKPTTAGKHTGLLLIQSESSGSLVVQLSGEALL is encoded by the exons ATGGCGGAGAGTTTTTACAAGCTGGAGGATGAAGCCTTCCCCAGCTTCCTCGACAGGTCTCTGGACAGCGACCGCGCCACACTGGAGAATGTCACTCTGGGTTCAGGTCCTGGGCTGCCTGTGGCTGCCTCCACGGTAGCTAAAATTAGACCCAGCTCTGACAGCAG AGGAGATCATGAGGAAGCTTCATATCTGGAGGGCAGAGCGCAACTAGGCAAGTCACAGTCATCTGTTGCAGGACATCCCAAGTTTTCCCTTGGCTTCAAAGATGATTT GGAAAATGCAGATGACTTCATTGCCACCCACCAGCTGACAGACATGCTTTTAAAGATCAGTCTGGATGGGAGTGCATCCAGAAACCAAGGCTCTGTGCTTGGCCTTCTTCCCACCCAAACAGGTTCAGTGTCTGGTCGGCCCACAGAGCTAGGGAGCG atCTTTCATCTGGTCCTTTGACAATTGCCCACCTGGGCcagaagaacaacaaaaag GCTGTAGCTGTTACATCTGAGGCGGACGGCTTGCAGGCCGGTGCACTGGACAGTGACTCCTGCAGTGGCAGTAATTCCAGCTTCCTGGCCCATGAAAAGCTCATGTCTATGGACACCATGAACAGTGATGTGACGG ATGATGACCTTGACCTGAACAACCTGCCTGATGATGAACTAGAGGCATATTTCAACAAACTGGTTCCTCCAGCAACACAGAGAGGCAGAGTGGAGGGGCAGGAGATTCCTGTGACT GGAGTGGGGATTGCTGCAGGTTACACGTCTGATCCCAGTTCAGAAGAGGCACATAAGCGAAGATACCAGTTCCTCAATCAG GAGGATTTCCGGATGCCTGACGTGCGACTCGCTGCTACCGGCATGGACTCGTGTCCAGCCAGTGACGAGGACACCGAGGACGAGCTGGAGACGGCCAGAAGGAACAACGCCAAGACACGGCTGTTGCCCAGCACGTCCAGACAACTG GTTGGAGAAAGTAACCGTCCCAGTTTCAGGCCTGGTTTAGAAGGCGGCAGTTCGGGCGACGAGGCTTCCCCTGGTCGTGGCGGTCCATCGCTGCTTCCTGGGATCGGACACAGACGATCAGCTGAAGGACAGGTCATCAGCTCTCCTGTTGCAG GGGATGGAGGCGGCGGCGACGGCAGCAGCGGCAGCGAGGAAAGCGGAAACGACGGCGGCGTTTCCACCATCCCTGttccagtcaaagtcctgaccaCATACGAAGCCCTGCGTGGCCTGGGGATTGTTAGGAGCGGTCCTCTCACTGACGAGGACAATAAGGACTTCGGCAGTCTCCCACAAAACATGAGGAACAGTTTTCCCAGATTTACACAG ATGGGCGACCGCGTCGGACCTGTAGGAACCGGTGAGGCCAGCTCGTCCTCCGCAGCGGCATCCCACACTCACTGGAGCAGGATGCTGGACAGACAAGAGGCCCTG GATGCCATGGAGAGCACGGATTGTGGCCCCACAGCCGAGCGCGTCCTGGATTCAGTCTACCTGAGGAGACCACAGGATCCAACTAACGCCTCTCTTCTTCAAAGCACACACGGCAGTTTCCATCTTTCCCAG GTGTTGGACACCAACCAGGATGCCACTGATGACGAGGCAGTGGATGAGCCCGATGGGGGCCGGCACTCATTGGGCCCTAGAGGAGGCCCCTGTGGGGATGTGGCAGCTTCTGAAGCTTCAGATGGTGCCAGTGAAGATGACAACCCTCTGTCCACGTCGCTGGAAGCAAAGTATTTCTCCCAGAGCTTCCAGCAGGATCCGGAGGAGTTGGATGAAGGCTGGACCAACTGTCCAGACAGCATGGAGCTGGAGTTTCAGCAAG GAGCCAGCGCTGGTCAGAGTGTCGTTTACCAGAATGAAGAAGGGAAGTGGGTCACAGACCTGGCTTATTACTCCAACTTTGAGAAAGAGGTTGATGAGAAGAAATTGGATAATAGCAGCCAGGTTCAAAATGAGGAATTTCTACCTGCTA GTGATGCTATGGAGAAGATAGTGAAGGATCAAGAGGAGTTTGAGAAAGAGCACCAGTTTATGCAG GAGGAGCAGATTGAGCCAGCAGCTGGAGGCAACAGCACCTTCCACAGTGACTCTTCCTGGAAGATTCCGCCCAGCAGCCACATCCTGATGAGGGCTTCCCAGGTCTTGTCGGAGATCAAGCAGGGAGATGAAAGCTACCTGCGGCTGTCTTTAGGACAGTTCTTCAGCCAGCGCTCAGAAGCTCTGGGCTGTCTGGGCAGTGCTGATGGAGATGATGTCAAACGG CCATCTTTTGGTTACATCATCACCTCTCCAGAAAAGAGGGGACCTTTTCCACTCATCCAACCATCTGACTTCTCATTTGATGACAACTTGCATCTCGGTGCCACTGTAGACTTTCGTGAAGTAGACAAAACTCTCAACACAG AAGATTTGGACAAAACCCTGAATGCTGCTGGTGAAAGGTTGCCACCAAAAGGGGATCCTGACCCAGAACCTTGTAAAATTGAG GACCATAAAGGAGCTGCCATGTCTGAATACACTCCAGGCTCAGGATCTGAGTCGACCATGGCGAACCAAAGCGTTTTGTCTCCAGATAACTACAACAGCTCGCTGATGCTCAGCATCAGCACAATCGCTTCGGCTATCGCCAACGCTTCCATCAGCACTGACCCGTCCCAGCTGGCTGCTATGATCGTGGGTCTGTCCAAGAAAACCAGGGCCAGGAGTGGGCCGGTGTCCGGCGCTGCCCACAAACAGCCATCCAACACGGATCATCAT ACCCTCTCTCAGCCAGATCAGAGCACAGTCACGGATGTTCTGCAGAGGAGCATCTGTGTCGGAGAGACGAGCGCCTTCGACATGGAAAAATACTTGAAGAAGACCAATGTGTCTGGCGGCAGCGACTTATCTGACGATCACACGACCTTTAACCTGAGCAGCTGGGCCGATGGCCACAGCAGCCGTCAGAAGAACCCCCTGTCAGGGTGTTCCGGTAAACAGGACGGCGCAACTCTGGAGTGTAACGCAGCAACAAACGGTGGCGGACCTGACAGGAGCTCCGGGCCTCATTCCTTTCTCGGCTCTGCCGGACGGACAGTGGAGTCGGGACAGAATTCAGAACCGTTGTGTAAGAATGACAAAAGCTTACCCAGAGCCTCCCAAAGCTGGAGGAAGTCCCAGTCAGGCTTGCCTCTCAAAGTTTCGTCCCCCCCGACCCAGAGCTTGAGAAGTGTAGGTCAGGACACGCAGGACGGGCCCAGAGGTTCTGCAGAGATCACACCAAGAAATTTAACCAGAACTCTACCTCAAAGCTCAGAGAAGCAGGCAGAGGTCCCAGGAGAGAGAGCTCAGCCTTCACAAG GCATGCAGGGACATTTCCCTGAGCCAAGTGTGGAGGAGACTCAGAGCAACTTCAGGCCTTCCACTTCCCCTCTGACCCACTCTTCTCCCAGTCAGACCTCCATTCCCACTGCTGATCCCTG TGGCAGGCTGGCAGACAGATGTCCAGGTCCTGACCTCTCACCTGAGTCGGTCTGTTCCAGCCCCAGTCTCAGCAGGCTCACGTACATCTCGGTAAACGACAGAACTGCTCTGCCCTCACCTGAGCGGCCAAAG AGGGAATCCTCCATGGGACTGAGCACCACCATCATCAGGTTCAGTCCTACCCCACCCGTGGAACCAGATCTACAGCCTAACCCAGCCAGAAGTCTTGATAACATGCAGCAATCTAAAAGCCTGGACCCCCTACCGCCATCGCAGGGCAAAAGCCCCGAGGTCCAATGCAGCGGCGCCGCTCTTAGCTGCACCCGCAGCCAGAGTGAATGTAGCTACCCTCCTGCTCCTGGGGACGTCGTACCTGGATTCACAGGCCACAGGATCCTGCCGGACTCCAGCAATAGGAAGTTGACTAAAGTGGACTCGGGCTACAGCAGCAACCTAAACATCCAGCATACCATCAGCTCGGCAGCTCCTCCAGGACCCCAGCAGTGGGGAACCGCCCCCTCTGCGTCGTCATCGCTGTACTCAAGCGGGCTCTGCATGGCGCCCCCTCCTTACACAGCAGAGGCCCTTCATTATGTCCACATCCCAGGTTTTAAGCCTCGGTGTCCAAGCATGGTGGGTCTTCCCCACAAAGGAGATGTCCAGTCTGTCCTCACCAGACGCTCCCTTGTCAGCTCGCCGCTACCTCTGCAGTTCCTGGGAGCTGATGCCCAGCTGCATTCTGGGGCTTTTCATATGGGAAACTGTCTTTATAACATGTCCTCTACAG GTTCTCTGATTCCAGGACCTGCTGGACCTCATCCCCTCACTTTACCCCATCAGAGCCATCATGAAATGGGAATAATGGGGAAACCCTACAGCCATTATGGTGGAGATTCTATGGTGACCGGCGGTCATGAAGAACTGAGAG GCCAAGTTGTGGTACCAGAGGAGCTTCGCTTCCCTCACGCCTGCTGTGTCGGCATCGCCTCTCAAACCTCCCTCAGCCTCTTCAACCCGTCTGAGAGATGGCAGCAGGTCTCCATCACTGTCACCAGCCTGGCCATTGATGGAGAGAAG GTGGACAGCTTGCCTTACCAGTGGCTGATGGTGAAAAACAAGACCATCATCGGTCCCAAGAGTACAGAGGAGCAGAAAGTGCTGCTTGTCCCTCCGCAGCCTGGAGTCTACCAGTGCATCCTCAGTGTTTGCTCCTGGCCCGCCTCAGCTGAGACGGAGCTGGCTGCCAGAGCCAACGTCTTCGCCAAACGGGTGGTGCTTATTGCAGTGGCAGAAAACCCAGCTTTAGCG ATTGAAGTTGGTGAATCTGGCTGTTTGGATTTTGGAGACTTGCCAGAAGGGAGCTCTAAATCTCTACCTCTCAGACTGCTGAACAGAACCCACGCTACTGTCCCCGTCCGCCTGGTGATCAGCGCT AATGCCACAGCATGGCGATGCTTCACCTTCTCCAAAGACCCCGTTGGTATGACGCCTGAGATGACACAGCAGGCTGCACACATGGCCCCGTTGGCCTCTCCCTCGGTCATGAATCATGTGATGCACGCCAGCTATGGAGAG AACCCAGAAAGCTTCATGGTCTGGGTCCATTTCAAGGCTCCTCAGAAGTTCAGAACTTCTTCAG aAGACCCTGGTCCAGCTGATGAGTACAGCGCTCGTGTGGACATTGAAATGGACTCTCCAGGTCCCAGTCGCATCATTAGGAGTATCCCCCTGAAGGCCAGGTCTGGAACTGCAAGAGTCCATGCTCCTAAAGATCTGCAG acTGTGAGCCTTTTTGCGCCTGTGGGCAAATGTAGTGAACAGAATCTGCCATTAAAGAATGCAGGAAACATCGATGTTCGGCTGAAACTCAAG atCAGTGACAACAGTGATAGCTTTTCGGTGACGCCTGATGAACTGTCCCTGAGAGTGGCAGAAGAACAAGgtgttgttttatcatttaaagcACAAAGCAGCAGGAAGCGTAAAGAAAG CCTTCTCACGGTATTGGTGCTGCCGTCGGGCCCTCAGTACGAGGTGACGCTGAAAGGAGAAGTAGTCCCTTCTGACTCCTGGAACCCAGCGGCTCCCTCTGCTCCTGTCTGTGGCCCCTCGCTGACCAGTGACATCCCACCAATCCTCTCCAATAAGCAGTTTGTGGCCTGGGGAGGGGTCACCCTGGGGCGAGCTGT CCAACAGAAGCTGGTTCTAAGAAACGACTCAACCAGCACCACACAGCAGCTGCGTTTGCTTATCCGTGGTCAGGACCAAGACTGTTTTCAG CTCCAGAGCTTGTTCAGCCCTGAGGAGTGTCTGACCCACCATGGAGAGCTGTCCATTCGGCCCAGGGAGGATGTATCCATCCACCTGCTCTTTGCTCCCACCAGGGTGGCCTGCATGCTGGCCAAGCTGGAAATTAAACAGTCTGGAGTCCGCTCATCACAACCAGGAGTCAAATTCATT ATTCCGCTGTCGGGCTACGGCGGCACCAGCAATATCATCCTGGAGGACCAGAGGAAGCACGGCGACGGCTATGTGGCGACGCTGCCCGACGTCGCTGTTGGCTGTGTCAGCaaagtgtgtctgtgtgtgaggaaCACCGGCTCCAGAGCTGCCTTTGTTAAAGCCGTGGCCTTCTCTGACATCCAGAGCCGGTCGCTTATGCATTCCTCCGTCATGAGCCTGGCCCCGTCACAGTTCGTCCTGAAGGAACGGACGCAAGAG GTGATCACTGTTCTAATGAAGTCCAGCCACAGAGAGACGAGTCTGTGTGAGTCAGCCAGTAGCCCCTTGGCCACAGTCTGCCTCTTTTGTGGAGATGAGGTCTCCAGGCAGCAGTATAGGAG GTTGCTAGAGTGCAAACCAGAGGCTGGGAGGAAAGCTCTGTCTGAGAACAGTCTGCTCAAGAACATAGACTTCACCGAAACCTTCCTGGGGGAAGGAAGTGTCAAAGAAG CCTACGACCTGCCCCTGAGGCCTAACGAGGCCCACATCTTCAACAGTAACATGAGTAAAGTGTTGGTGTCGTTGTTGGGGAAAATAAAGAGTGCAGACAGTGAGGAGAGCGAACACGACAAACCTCAGCTGCCCTCTGACAGCCACTGCTTCCAGGCAGACGG TGGTTTTCCAAATGGCAGCGTGTCCCTGGATGTGCTGCCAGTGAAGGGTCCTCAGGGTCCATCACTGAAAGTCACAGGATCCTCTTCTAAG GCTCCAGACTCACAGCACACACAGTCCGAGTCGTGGATCATCCACCCACAGCAGCTCGTCCTCGCAGCTCCCACTATCA ATGGTCCGTCTAGTACCAGCCAAGTTCAGATCCAGAACAACACTTCTGGagagctgaactttgacctttcgTGGCCGGCTCACTGCCTCACCATCACCCCACAGCACGGAGTCATTGAGCCTCA GAGCCAGCTGCAGATTTTGATCAGCCCCAACCCCTCACTAGCCACTAAATCTGCCCTGCTGCCGTGGAGCGGACAGATTTATGTCCAGTGTGATGGACAGCAGAAG ttCATTAAGGTCCAGATTCGCAGGGACCTGGCTCTGGACGtgtctgcagctccagcagatGCATCTCTGTCGGCCCTGCCTGCTCAGGCTGCTACTCCTGTGCTGCCTGTTCCCCGACTCAGCAACAAGCCGCCAACGGCAGCTCCTGGCctggtggaaataaaaaacaagaccaTCACCTTCCCTGCCACGCTCTCAGGGGAAACTTCAG AGGCCCAGCTGGAGGTGCAGAATGGTGAAGTGGAAGTCAGGTGGTACCTGTCTTCATTCGCTCCTCCATATGTTAAG GGAGTTGATGACAGTGAAGACGTTTACCGGGCCACATACACTGCCTTCAGATGTTCCAGGGTCTCAGGAACCTTGGGGGCCCATGAGAAGATGCAG gTGCCTGTTACCTTCCTCCCCAGAGACAGAGGGACTTATGTCCAGTTCTGGGACATGGAGTGCCACCCCGTGTCTGAGCCCCAGCAGAAATCCAGAATCCGCTTTCAGCTCTCTGGCACT GGGGTAAAATCTGGGCCAATGGTGGGACCCCAGGAAGGAAACTGTTCCCTGGTGAGGACCGAAGCCACGGTGAAGAGCAGCAAGAGATCTGATTCGTCAGCAAGCAAAGCTGG CCAGGAGGAGGTGGTGCGGCGAGGTGTTTATTCCCCTCAGGATGTGTATACCTTCCCACACACTCAGCTGGGGGAGTCCAGCACGCTGAAGGTCAACATCCGGAACAATTCCTCCGACAGGCATGAG CTGAGATTTATAAAACCTAAGGAGCCCTTCCACATGAAGCATTTTGAGTATTCTCTAAG ATCACAGCATTACGTGAAGCTACCGGTCCAATTCAAGCCCACGACCGCCGGCAAGCACACCGGCTTGCTGCTCATCCAATCAGAATCAAGTGGAAGTCTGGTTGTCCAGCTGAGTGGTGAAGCATTACTTTGA